DNA from Onychomys torridus chromosome 1, mOncTor1.1, whole genome shotgun sequence:
TCACCATAGTGTGtgaaagttataaaaaaaaaactgaaaatgaatatCCTAACATTGGTGCTGACAAGCAAAACTGCCTAGTAGAGAGTTCAAAAATGGCTGCTATAGGAACTCCATACAATAGTTCTAACAGTAAATACATCCTAAAATTGATGAATATTTTTAGGCCAACAATATTAACTGATTTGCATATACCACATGTTATAAATTCAAACTGAGAGAGTTGTAATTAAGCCCAGTAATTCTCTCTTAAATCAAGGGACAACAGACCATTGCCTATGGGCCAAATCCAGCTGGCCATCTCTTCTGTAAATTAAGTTTTGTTGGTATATATACCCATGTCCTCTTGTTTACTTAAGTGGATGACAGTAGCAAGGAGGAGTTTTCAAAAGCTTAAAATACTACTACCATTTGGTCTCTGTCCATATAAGTCTGCCAACCCTTGTCTGGGACTAAGAGGAAACAACACCCAAGCCTCCACACTATttaaggacagacagacaagcatcCTGTGCTTTATTTGAGctagtttatttttatgaagGGTACAGTAGCATGAAAGTAAAAGCACTTCTGAACACAGGCTTCCTGGGCTGAAGTCCAGCTCTATCAATCTCATCGGAAGGACCGTGGGGAAATGATTTGATCTCGCCAAGCTCTTGCTTTACCGTCTTCAAATTCGAAATGGAGAAAACTAGCCCGTTGTAAAGTTCTGAAGTTTCAGAGTTCTCAGTGGCTGACAATGAATGCTCAGTCAATGTGAGCTATTATTATTTCAAACAGGGAAACCTGTTAcgtcatgtttttaaaattactattctTATACCTGAATCACCTGTGAATTCATTAGATAAACTAATCAGAAAAATTATCCACAAGTCCTCAGAGGCCTGTAAATAGAGAGATGATCAGAACATCATCTGCATTCTCCTGCACACTGGCTACTGAATGGGACTTCCTgcccccccacctccctacccccacccctccacccacccccacccccgtctcaCACTGGTGTCTGCCCTCCACACCATTTCCAAAGACATCCCTCATTGTGTTACtcctaagaaataaaacaaacacactttCCTCCTTATGGTCAAAGAATCCTGGTGCCAGGCAAAATTTAACCTACTTGTCCCAAAAGAATAGCTATTTCCAGGGGATACAGAAGTATACCAGCTAAAATGGGTTACTCACCAAATCCTTCACTTTCCCATACTCACTAATCCAAAGCTATTTTATCAAGAAATCTACAGTTGTCATCAGTTCACCTGGACACTACCCAGTCCACACCCTAGAACTCCTACCAATGACTTGGCTTAATTTCCTATATTTGAGAAATGACTAGGATCCTGTCCAGATGGGACCCTCCCACCATACAGCATGTCTAACATACTCAGCACATTTAGAGTAAGGACAGCATCCTAGCTGCCTTCTTAGCAAGCTGGTGTCTGGTGTTCCAAACTGTAGCATTCAGTAGCTCTTCACTACCTCAGACTGAATTCATCTAACAAGTAGAATGATGGGACAATTAAGGGCACATGCACTGGGATGATTCATTCCACATTATCTATGTGATCATAAGTCAATTATCCTGTATCAATTACCCTAAGCCACAAGTTAACCCCCTGAGAACTGGGTAGCAGGGTAGATACTGCCATTGGTATTCTACACCTGTCAAGCACTGGCATAGATTATTCAAACAGTAATCTAAAATGTAGCTCCTTCTCTAAGAATTTCAAAGTCTGAGGGGCAAATACTCATCAGTGGGATCATCTAGATTTGAAAAGTCCTAGGGGTTGCTTATAATGAGTGTTCTAGAACCTGATGTCACAtgctaatttttttaatgaggcCTTTTGTATTGTGAACAATTTCATATGTACAACAGAGTATACACAACAGAAGTAGAAATGAACACTGTGATGCCAGTCCAGCTCAAGAACCAGAAGAGCTAGACTCTAACAACTTCCCATTCTAAGACAAACCAACACACTCTAGTATTTAGAAGACTTGTGGTCCTAGGATTGAGGTTATGTGAGACCTAGACTTAAGTTAGGTCCTAAGTGAGGAACATGTCACTTGCCCAGGGAAGCGGACAGGGAAGGTCCCTCTGAAGTAAAGCCCTCAaacttctctgctctcttctttcCTATTCCCATTCCTCAGTGCACAGGAACATCTCATCCACCAGAACCTTCTATGATCTCATCCCAAAATTATTTTCTCACTCAGTGATCAAATCTCCTTTAtgtaactttttctttaaaaaaaaaaaaaagtcttcatttttACCTCTTGACCACCCTAATATCTTGCCTCTCACCTCTGTGACAATGCCAAATTTGTTAATATGTGAGGTACTTGTGAAACTCCCAAGTCCTTATCACCATTAGCCCTTTGTAGCACATTTTCAGATCTCAACTCCCGTTGAGTGTCCCAGACAACATCAAACCTTGGTCAACTCCAGCAGGAATCAGTTCTTGGATACCAAGACAAGAAGCACTTCTTGACAGCTCAGTGGCTACTAGTGCCTTGTCCCAGCTTTGCCATCTCCTGTATGGATTCAGTTCCATACCAGGAAAATCAAAGGAGgcatttctttctcaaaagaggCATTTCCCTGGGAACTATGAGATCACCAcatatgttttgccacatgaaAGTACAAAAGCACTTAAGATGGTAATGTCATAGGAATTCAGATACAAGGACAGACATAACTGAAATGTTCTTTatgataaaagaaatggagaatatCACCTTCTATGCCACCAGCCATATGAACTGAAATTCATCAGAAAACcagtctcctcttccctttcaaaTACCTACCTACCatgggttttttattgttgttgtttggtttggtttgtttgtttgtttgttttacctcaATGTGAGTGAATAAAAGTATTCTGAATTCACACCAGATGTCTGGTAGAAAATGTGCTAGCCACTAACTCAGGGAGCTTTCCCCAACATTCAAGAAGCTGCATGAAAGGGTTTGGGACACAAAAGGTTGGTAGTGATAAATGACCTTACAGCACAAACTCGGCTTTCTCCGGCCTCTCAGCAAGTTTCAGGGCCTCGTGCATGCCTGCCGCAGAGAGCTTCCGATTGATATTCCGGTATTGGCACTGGAGTAGGCTCCGGTAGGTGGTCCTCAGGTCCCGGTTGAAGAAGGCATATATAAAAGGGTTAATGAGAGAGTTTGCATAGCCCAGCCACAGACATGTCCTCTCCACCCATAGCGGAATGCAGCTGCAGGCGGTGCCACAGATAAAGGGCCTTGCTGTGGACAAGAGGAAAAACGGCAGCCAGCACACTGTGAAAGCTCCCACGATGATCCCCAAGGTGGTGGctgctttctgttccctcttaAAGATGGAGATGTTTTTCCTTTCATGTTTGAGCAGTCTCGAAAGGTTTGCACACTCTTCCACCTCCTTCTGGAGCTTCACCACACCATTCAGGGAGATGACACTCTCCGGCTGCACACGTGGGAAGCCTGGGAACTTGTGTTTGGCCGCACTCTTCCTGGCGGCCTTGTAAATCTGATAGTACATGAACAGCATGACCGACATGGGTATATAAAATGCCACGGCAGTGGAGTAGATCGTGTAGCCAAAATCCTGGCTGATCAAGCACACTTTGTCATCGTTCACATTCTGAGCCCATCCGAAGAGCGGAGGTAAGgtgatggaggcagagagaagccagACCGACAGGATCATTTTGGCCATACACTTCCCATTCTGCCTCACAGGGTATGTGAGGGGTCTTGTGATCCCAAGGTACCTAGCGGAGAGATGGAAAGATAAGAACTGAATACAATCATCACTGCCCACAAAGTGCTGGCAACCCAGTAGGACCATTATTTATATGTTGCAGAAAGGTAAATGGGGGCTTTCATACCTTACCTGTTTTATTCCCAGCCATGCAGTCAGACAGAGGTACTGCCAAGTTTCGAATGCCCTTTGGTAAAGTTAGCCAATGGTTTACTTACACCTTGTAGATTCTGACAACCAGTGCAGCCAAGGAGATAAAGATGAAATGACTGCACTCTCCCATGACCATCACCATTACAACCAGCCAGGGTTAAGGCAGTCCTCCTCATGTGCAAACGTTGTGGCACATCTTCACAGCTTGGTAAAGGTCTGTCACCCTGATATTATATGCCCCTTCATCTCCACAGTATTAATTCTGGCCAGCTTTTAATTCCTTCAATCTCCCCATTGCAGCAGAGGTATGCCCATATGATCACAGATTTGTGAGGCTTTTGAGGACTCTTAGAATTTGAAAATGGAATCAGGAGTGGaaagtgattatttttttattgccaGAAAATTCTCACAAAACAGCAATATGAGAAGAGCattctttgaaattaaaagcaGCTTGCCCTGTGCTCCAGTTCTGAGATGGAACACAAGAAAGGGGACAGTCCTCATGAAGAGTAGGCAAATCCAGTGTCATCCCTCTGTGTGCTTCTAGAGAGATAATGAATAGGTCTGCATTTCTTTTATAGGAATTTACAATGCCAAAGGCACAAGgcagacacacaaaaacataagTGGTGAAATGTTTGACTAAAGGCTTAATATTTGTAAATGTTTGGAATTATTCTCTATATATTTAATGGTCTTGAG
Protein-coding regions in this window:
- the Htr7 gene encoding 5-hydroxytryptamine receptor 7 isoform X2 — translated: MMDVNSSGRPDLYGHLRSLILPEVGRRLQDLSPDGGAHSVVSSWMPHLLSGVPEVTASPAPTWDAPPDNVSGCGEQINYGRVEKVVIGSILTLITLLTIAGNCLVVISVCFVKKLRQPSNYLIVSLALADLSVAVAVMPFVSVTDLIGGKWIFGHFFCNVFIAMDVMCCTASIMTLCVISIDRYLGITRPLTYPVRQNGKCMAKMILSVWLLSASITLPPLFGWAQNVNDDKVCLISQDFGYTIYSTAVAFYIPMSVMLFMYYQIYKAARKSAAKHKFPGFPRVQPESVISLNGVVKLQKEVEECANLSRLLKHERKNISIFKREQKAATTLGIIVGAFTVCWLPFFLLSTARPFICGTACSCIPLWVERTCLWLGYANSLINPFIYAFFNRDLRTTYRSLLQCQYRNINRKLSAAGMHEALKLAERPEKAEFVL
- the Htr7 gene encoding 5-hydroxytryptamine receptor 7 isoform X1; protein product: MMDVNSSGRPDLYGHLRSLILPEVGRRLQDLSPDGGAHSVVSSWMPHLLSGVPEVTASPAPTWDAPPDNVSGCGEQINYGRVEKVVIGSILTLITLLTIAGNCLVVISVCFVKKLRQPSNYLIVSLALADLSVAVAVMPFVSVTDLIGGKWIFGHFFCNVFIAMDVMCCTASIMTLCVISIDRYLGITRPLTYPVRQNGKCMAKMILSVWLLSASITLPPLFGWAQNVNDDKVCLISQDFGYTIYSTAVAFYIPMSVMLFMYYQIYKAARKSAAKHKFPGFPRVQPESVISLNGVVKLQKEVEECANLSRLLKHERKNISIFKREQKAATTLGIIVGAFTVCWLPFFLLSTARPFICGTACSCIPLWVERTCLWLGYANSLINPFIYAFFNRDLRTTYRSLLQCQYRNINRKLSAAGMHEALKLAERPEKAEFVLQNSDHCRKKVHDT
- the Htr7 gene encoding 5-hydroxytryptamine receptor 7 isoform X3, which produces MAKMILSVWLLSASITLPPLFGWAQNVNDDKVCLISQDFGYTIYSTAVAFYIPMSVMLFMYYQIYKAARKSAAKHKFPGFPRVQPESVISLNGVVKLQKEVEECANLSRLLKHERKNISIFKREQKAATTLGIIVGAFTVCWLPFFLLSTARPFICGTACSCIPLWVERTCLWLGYANSLINPFIYAFFNRDLRTTYRSLLQCQYRNINRKLSAAGMHEALKLAERPEKAEFVLQNSDHCRKKVHDT